The Streptomyces sp. NBC_01142 genome has a window encoding:
- a CDS encoding 6-carboxytetrahydropterin synthase, producing the protein MFSVTVREHLMIAHSFRGEVFGPAQRLHGATFLVDATFRRPELDADNIVVDIGLATSELGSVVGEFNYRNLDDESEFAGTNTSTEFLAKVIADRLADRVHAGALGEGARGLAGITVTLHESHIAWASYERAL; encoded by the coding sequence TTGTTCAGCGTCACCGTCCGCGAGCACCTCATGATCGCTCACAGCTTCCGCGGGGAGGTCTTCGGACCCGCGCAGCGTCTGCATGGAGCGACGTTCCTTGTGGACGCCACCTTCCGCCGTCCCGAGCTCGACGCCGACAACATCGTCGTCGACATCGGACTGGCCACCAGTGAACTCGGCAGCGTGGTGGGCGAGTTCAACTACCGCAACCTCGATGACGAATCCGAATTCGCCGGCACCAACACCTCGACGGAATTCCTGGCCAAGGTCATCGCCGACCGTCTGGCCGACCGGGTGCACGCCGGGGCGCTGGGCGAGGGAGCCCGCGGTCTCGCCGGCATCACAGTCACCCTGCACGAATCGCACATCGCGTGGGCGAGTTACGAGCGGGCTCTGTGA
- a CDS encoding zinc-binding alcohol dehydrogenase, translating into MDRAARAFWLRSPGHGEIRDVSLPEPADDDVVVRTLCSGVSRGTESLVFRGGVPQSQHTAMRAPFQDGEFPGPVKYGYLNVGLVEEGPRHLVGRTVFCLYPHQSRYVVPASAVTPVPDTVPAGRAVLAGAVETAVNALWDAAPLIGDRIAVVGAGMIGCSVAGLLARYPGVRVQLVDSDPARAAVAEALGVDFALPEDALGDCDLAVHASATEGGLARSLELLAAEGTVLELSWYGDRRISLPLGEAFHSGRLVLRGSQVGRVSPARRSSRTFADRLALSLDLLADPAFDALVTGECAFEELPSVMNGIAAGDLPGLCHRVLYDTTTATSCA; encoded by the coding sequence ATGGACCGCGCCGCACGCGCCTTCTGGCTCCGATCCCCCGGTCACGGCGAGATACGGGATGTTTCGCTGCCGGAACCGGCCGACGACGACGTCGTGGTGCGCACCCTGTGTTCCGGTGTGAGCCGGGGTACGGAGAGCCTCGTCTTTCGCGGCGGCGTACCGCAGAGCCAGCACACCGCCATGCGGGCGCCGTTCCAGGACGGCGAGTTCCCCGGGCCCGTCAAGTACGGCTATCTCAACGTCGGCCTTGTCGAGGAAGGTCCGCGGCACCTCGTCGGCCGTACGGTCTTCTGCCTCTACCCGCACCAGAGCCGGTACGTCGTCCCGGCGAGTGCAGTGACCCCGGTGCCGGACACCGTCCCCGCCGGGCGGGCCGTGCTGGCAGGGGCGGTGGAGACCGCGGTGAACGCCCTGTGGGACGCCGCACCGCTGATCGGTGACCGGATCGCCGTTGTCGGAGCCGGCATGATCGGCTGTTCTGTCGCCGGTCTTCTCGCCCGGTACCCGGGCGTGCGCGTCCAGCTGGTCGACTCCGACCCCGCCCGCGCCGCCGTCGCCGAGGCGCTGGGCGTCGACTTCGCGCTCCCCGAGGACGCCTTGGGCGACTGTGACCTCGCCGTCCACGCCAGCGCCACGGAGGGCGGACTCGCACGCTCACTGGAGCTCCTGGCTGCGGAGGGAACGGTCCTGGAACTGAGCTGGTACGGCGACCGGCGGATCAGTCTGCCGCTGGGGGAGGCCTTCCACTCCGGCCGTCTGGTCCTGCGCGGCAGCCAGGTGGGGAGGGTGTCTCCGGCCCGGCGCTCCAGCCGGACCTTCGCCGACCGGCTCGCGCTCTCGCTCGATCTGCTCGCCGACCCCGCCTTCGACGCACTGGTCACCGGTGAATGCGCCTTCGAGGAGCTGCCGTCGGTGATGAACGGGATCGCCGCCGGTGATCTTCCCGGGTTGTGCCACCGCGTTCTGTACGACACGACCACCGCGACGTCCTGCGCCTGA
- a CDS encoding CDP-alcohol phosphatidyltransferase family protein, producing MALSGTYDTRLVRPAPAAGAGAQTLLLVLLGAVIGLGPAGWLTGLTFTVATWAVLTRALRRSRRGPFGPANGVTLARTTLVGGVTALVADSFVSRPPVVVLVVLTTVALVLDAVDGQVARRTGTESALGARFDMEVDAFLILVLSIYVAMSLGAWVVLIGAMRYVFVVAARVLPWLHGPLPPSTARKTVAALQGIVLLVVGAGIIPRVSAYAVVVAALALLVWSFARDIRWLWRVRVREDAPGVPAPTHESV from the coding sequence GTGGCCCTGAGCGGCACATACGACACGAGGCTGGTGCGCCCGGCGCCGGCGGCAGGGGCGGGCGCGCAGACGCTTCTGCTGGTTCTTCTCGGTGCGGTGATCGGACTGGGGCCCGCGGGATGGCTGACGGGCCTGACGTTCACGGTCGCCACCTGGGCTGTGCTCACCCGTGCCCTTCGCCGGTCGCGGCGCGGGCCCTTCGGCCCGGCCAACGGCGTCACCCTGGCCCGCACAACGCTCGTCGGGGGTGTGACCGCTCTGGTCGCGGATTCCTTCGTGAGCCGGCCGCCGGTGGTGGTCCTCGTCGTCCTCACCACGGTGGCGCTGGTCCTTGACGCGGTCGACGGCCAGGTCGCCCGGCGCACCGGTACGGAGTCCGCCTTGGGGGCACGCTTCGACATGGAGGTCGACGCCTTCCTCATCCTGGTGCTCAGCATCTACGTCGCCATGTCGCTGGGCGCGTGGGTGGTGTTGATCGGCGCCATGCGCTACGTCTTCGTCGTGGCGGCCCGGGTGCTTCCGTGGCTGCACGGGCCGCTTCCTCCGAGCACGGCCCGTAAGACGGTGGCCGCGCTCCAGGGAATCGTCCTTCTTGTGGTCGGCGCCGGGATCATCCCGCGGGTGTCCGCGTACGCGGTGGTTGTGGCGGCGCTGGCGCTGCTCGTCTGGTCCTTCGCGCGTGACATCAGGTGGCTGTGGCGGGTGAGGGTCCGTGAAGACGCTCCGGGGGTCCCGGCCCCGACGCACGAAAGCGTGTGA
- a CDS encoding phospholipid carrier-dependent glycosyltransferase — translation MAVAMVTTAVEQTPTIDEPVYVGAAEVYQQQHSLRYNPEHPPLGKLIIAAGTAFADARLDPAFVGNQTQLGRHVLYEAGNDPWRLMLWARLPVIVLTLLFGVVVFAFARDLAGPVGGLVALALYAFSPDVIAHGSLATLDVLTAGFLLTAVWLLWRARRRPRLHLPLAGVALGAAMATKMNALATVPVLLLLVVLSVWYAGRTDGPGPRGRARLLAHGLAAAVVVALVAIATVWATYLAVDPRLRWAAPDNLPVTHGLRAYVVDRLPFPEPYRDGMRIQFGFENATWSGFLLGRHYHGSLWYYLPAALLIKTPLGMLALWPAGAVAAVTVPRLRPAAPYVLVPTAVLLAAAVTGSRDLGVRYAVFVPMFLAVAAAGVVAFRRRWAHVVTAALLLFVAVSSVRTFPYYLPYSNEAFGGPAKTHLRLHDSNVDWGQDLGRLADHLRQRYPGERIWLVYKGSGVPSSYGIDASDPRTAPPSEVQGLLVVSDSSIAKADGRLRALIESSRPLDEIGHSITIYRRAAS, via the coding sequence ATGGCGGTCGCGATGGTCACGACGGCCGTGGAGCAGACCCCGACCATCGACGAGCCCGTGTACGTGGGCGCGGCGGAGGTCTACCAGCAGCAGCACAGCCTGCGGTACAACCCCGAGCATCCGCCGCTGGGCAAGCTGATCATCGCGGCGGGGACGGCGTTCGCCGACGCACGCCTCGACCCCGCCTTCGTCGGCAATCAGACGCAGCTCGGGCGGCACGTCCTGTACGAAGCGGGCAACGATCCGTGGCGCCTGATGCTGTGGGCGCGCCTGCCGGTGATCGTGCTGACACTGCTGTTCGGTGTGGTCGTCTTCGCGTTCGCCCGTGACCTCGCCGGCCCGGTGGGCGGGTTGGTGGCGCTCGCCCTGTACGCGTTCTCGCCCGACGTCATCGCGCACGGGTCGTTGGCCACGCTCGACGTACTGACGGCCGGCTTCCTGCTGACCGCGGTCTGGTTGCTGTGGCGGGCACGGCGGCGGCCGCGCCTCCACCTGCCGCTCGCCGGAGTGGCGCTCGGCGCGGCCATGGCCACGAAAATGAACGCGTTGGCGACGGTGCCGGTACTGCTGCTCCTGGTCGTCCTGTCGGTCTGGTACGCCGGACGGACGGACGGCCCCGGCCCGCGCGGGCGGGCACGGCTTCTCGCGCATGGCCTGGCGGCAGCGGTCGTCGTGGCGCTGGTCGCGATCGCCACGGTGTGGGCCACCTACCTCGCCGTCGACCCGCGGCTGCGCTGGGCTGCGCCCGACAACCTGCCGGTGACCCATGGACTGCGCGCGTATGTCGTCGACCGGCTCCCCTTCCCGGAACCGTACCGGGACGGTATGCGCATTCAGTTCGGCTTCGAGAACGCGACCTGGAGCGGCTTCCTGCTGGGCCGCCACTACCACGGTTCGCTGTGGTACTACCTGCCGGCCGCGCTGCTGATAAAGACCCCGCTCGGCATGCTCGCGCTGTGGCCGGCCGGTGCCGTCGCTGCCGTGACGGTTCCGCGGCTGCGGCCCGCGGCACCGTACGTGCTCGTCCCCACGGCCGTGCTGCTGGCCGCGGCCGTGACCGGATCCCGCGATCTCGGCGTGCGGTACGCCGTCTTCGTACCGATGTTCCTCGCGGTCGCGGCGGCCGGTGTGGTCGCCTTCCGGCGGCGGTGGGCACATGTCGTGACGGCGGCGCTCCTCCTGTTCGTCGCGGTCAGCTCGGTGCGGACGTTCCCGTACTACCTGCCGTACTCCAACGAGGCGTTCGGCGGTCCGGCGAAGACCCATCTGCGCCTGCACGACTCGAACGTCGACTGGGGCCAGGACCTGGGCCGGCTGGCCGACCACCTCCGGCAGCGGTACCCGGGCGAGAGGATCTGGCTCGTCTACAAGGGCAGCGGTGTGCCGTCCTCCTACGGCATCGATGCGTCCGACCCGCGCACAGCACCCCCGAGCGAGGTTCAGGGACTGCTCGTCGTGTCGGACTCCTCGATCGCCAAGGCCGACGGCCGGCTGAGGGCGCTGATCGAAAGCAGCAGGCCCCTCGACGAGATCGGCCACTCGATCACGATCTACCGCCGGGCAGCGTCCTGA
- a CDS encoding sulfatase: MSIFTRSRQLPTTDDASRDEGLPPDASPSPEHAADDTAAGEDGSSDAPGEAVPGGWRDRHPAAAQAGARVTTGLAAVLVLFGLLVPNELTRLTPGEFARIPVEGIFGAAVLLVLRPKARRVVAVLAGAVLGLLTILKFLDMGFYSVLDRPFDLVLDWILFDDAEAFLRDSVGQAGTIVALVGVVVLVLALLVLMALAVVRLSHLVVRHSVAATRTTLVLGTVWITCAALGVQIAGGPVASRNTAGLVQSRVEQVNAGLEDKQTFARESAVDAFRDTPTDQLLTGLRGKNVIFAFIESYGRSAVEDPEMAPQVGAVLADGTSRLRAAGFTSQSAFLTSPTTGAGSWLAHSTFASGLWIKNQQRYRNLTSSDRLTLTSAFQHTGAWRTVGIMPGVTRSWPEGEFYGLDNVYDSRDLGYEGPKFSWTPVPDQYSLSAFERLEHGKQGHKPLMAEIILASSHNPWAPIPKMIGWDEVGDGSVYHAIKEAGKDPKDVWKDPAQVRTEYRRAIEYSLSSLISYVEKYGDDDTVLVFLGDHQPNPTVTEGKLGRDVPIAIVARDPAVMDRISGWGWQDGLKPGPQAPAWRMDTFRDRFLTAYGPQPGPKSSPSAR, from the coding sequence TTGTCGATCTTCACACGCTCTCGTCAGCTGCCGACCACGGATGACGCAAGCAGGGACGAGGGCCTGCCGCCGGACGCCTCCCCCTCCCCGGAGCACGCGGCGGACGACACCGCCGCGGGTGAGGACGGCAGCAGTGACGCCCCGGGCGAGGCCGTACCAGGAGGCTGGCGGGACAGGCACCCGGCCGCGGCACAGGCCGGAGCAAGGGTGACCACCGGCCTGGCCGCCGTGCTCGTGCTCTTCGGTCTCCTCGTGCCGAACGAGCTCACCCGCCTCACGCCCGGTGAGTTCGCGCGCATCCCGGTGGAGGGGATCTTCGGTGCCGCCGTGCTTCTCGTCCTGCGGCCGAAGGCGAGGCGGGTGGTGGCGGTGCTCGCCGGGGCGGTGTTGGGCCTGCTGACCATTCTGAAATTCCTCGACATGGGCTTCTACTCGGTTCTCGACCGGCCGTTCGACCTGGTGCTCGACTGGATCCTGTTCGACGACGCCGAGGCGTTCCTCAGGGACTCCGTCGGCCAGGCCGGCACGATCGTGGCCCTGGTCGGGGTCGTGGTCCTCGTCCTCGCCCTGCTCGTTCTCATGGCACTGGCGGTCGTCCGGCTGAGCCACCTCGTGGTCCGGCACAGCGTCGCGGCGACCCGGACCACGTTGGTCCTCGGGACCGTCTGGATCACCTGTGCTGCTCTCGGCGTGCAGATCGCCGGCGGGCCGGTCGCTTCCAGGAACACGGCCGGGCTGGTCCAGAGCCGTGTGGAGCAGGTGAATGCGGGCCTGGAGGACAAGCAGACGTTCGCCAGGGAATCCGCCGTCGACGCCTTCCGCGACACCCCGACCGACCAGCTGCTGACCGGACTGCGCGGCAAGAACGTCATCTTCGCCTTCATCGAGAGCTACGGCCGCAGCGCGGTCGAGGACCCGGAGATGGCGCCGCAGGTCGGCGCGGTGCTCGCGGACGGGACCAGTCGGCTGCGCGCGGCCGGGTTCACCTCCCAAAGCGCCTTCCTCACCTCCCCGACGACGGGCGCCGGCAGCTGGCTGGCCCACTCCACCTTCGCGTCAGGCCTGTGGATCAAGAACCAGCAGCGGTACCGCAATCTCACCTCGAGCGACCGCCTGACCCTCACCAGCGCCTTTCAGCACACGGGTGCCTGGCGGACGGTCGGCATCATGCCAGGCGTCACCCGGTCCTGGCCGGAAGGGGAGTTCTATGGTCTCGACAACGTCTACGACTCCCGGGATCTCGGATACGAGGGGCCGAAGTTCAGCTGGACGCCCGTACCCGACCAGTACAGCCTGTCGGCCTTTGAACGCCTGGAGCACGGCAAGCAGGGCCACAAGCCCTTGATGGCGGAGATCATTCTCGCCTCCAGCCACAATCCCTGGGCCCCCATACCCAAGATGATCGGCTGGGACGAGGTCGGTGACGGCTCGGTCTACCACGCCATCAAAGAGGCGGGCAAGGACCCCAAGGACGTGTGGAAGGACCCCGCCCAGGTGCGCACCGAATACCGGCGCGCCATCGAGTACTCACTGAGCAGCCTCATTTCCTACGTGGAGAAGTACGGCGACGACGACACTGTGCTCGTCTTCCTCGGCGACCATCAGCCCAACCCGACCGTCACCGAAGGCAAGCTCGGCCGGGACGTACCGATCGCGATCGTCGCCCGCGACCCGGCCGTGATGGACAGGATCTCCGGCTGGGGCTGGCAGGACGGCCTGAAGCCCGGCCCGCAGGCTCCGGCCTGGCGGATGGACACCTTCCGCGACCGCTTCCTGACCGCCTACGGTCCGCAGCCCGGCCCCAAGTCGTCCCCGTCGGCCCGGTGA
- a CDS encoding condensation domain-containing protein: MATDTPAALALQEELLRRARARASGRPAPAPAPDAVQQGPAPLSRAQRRMWLMDQLGRGGASYSVPFATRLRGPLDVDALAAALTSLVRRHEILRTRYGQRDGEPYQEAFPAPDAIAVPVVETDEDDAHALLAEEARRPFDLSAGAVPRALVLRHGKQDHTVQLTFHHISLDGGSLETVAEELAQLYTAAAQGTVPEIQAQPPQYADFARREHANAHGLDQGLRHWTERLEGAAPLRLPRPATPPAEASTRPACTHTAPLGRQVPTALRELGRQHRATLFTVALAAAFAALHRFTGEDDLVIGVAATHRQGAAMRGLVGLCVNTLPVRVDASGDPSFTALVERVRDALLEAQQYRDVPFDLILEQLGAAARDTDGTALVRVTADVLGSPTALRLPGTVGESVEVGVGEAKFDLSFGLVDTESPAGLVQYSPTAMDEEAVAALGGNYAALLAAVAADPGLRLSQLPGTAPAREHDRGGHPAEVALRSHPQVADAAVLEPVPGSLLAYAVLREIGGPSPAELRSCLRAGLAPELVPVAVTLLDAMPRTAEGALDPARLPGMPSVPVPEGPRADAVVDGFTAVLGSRPGPDDDFFVLGGHSLAAVQLAERLRGALKLPLTGLDIMQARTPRAITALLEAREAERAAAAPATSSRPRRSREGTVLVTGGTGGVGAFVLRELVAQGRPVLALARPESSHLVAGEGVDVVEGDLADLAGLRKAVESADAVIHAACTFTRPEVDVAAMEAMVDAWRRGPFVFVSSVDAYGHPAAEWVAEESASQEPLSGYGRAKLDCEGLLLRAAGTQDRGGASVVRSPIVWGPHDRLRDQLRWGATGLLYQAALEGRPIALPQPGARGQTWYGAPWVHAAALARAVTSCLDSPVHGIANALSGHVTWRDLATDLTELLASDSEIRDTDEVHPDLDHHWHYHSGRLAASLRARAGEDRRSVLAAMISPPGR; encoded by the coding sequence ATGGCCACTGACACACCCGCAGCCCTGGCCCTCCAGGAAGAACTGCTGCGACGGGCGCGCGCCCGCGCCTCCGGCCGTCCCGCTCCCGCCCCCGCCCCGGACGCCGTCCAGCAGGGACCCGCTCCGCTCTCCCGCGCCCAGCGCCGTATGTGGCTGATGGACCAGCTCGGCCGCGGCGGCGCCTCCTACAGCGTGCCCTTCGCCACCCGGCTGCGCGGCCCGCTCGACGTGGACGCCCTGGCCGCCGCGCTGACCTCGCTGGTACGTCGCCACGAGATTCTGCGCACCCGGTACGGGCAGAGGGACGGCGAGCCGTACCAGGAGGCGTTCCCCGCGCCCGATGCGATCGCCGTGCCCGTCGTCGAGACGGACGAGGACGATGCGCACGCCCTGCTGGCCGAGGAGGCGCGCCGCCCCTTCGACCTGTCCGCCGGGGCCGTACCGCGCGCCCTGGTCCTCAGGCACGGGAAGCAGGACCACACCGTTCAGCTGACGTTCCATCACATCAGCCTCGACGGCGGATCGCTGGAGACAGTTGCGGAGGAACTGGCCCAGCTGTACACGGCCGCCGCGCAGGGAACCGTTCCCGAGATCCAGGCGCAGCCGCCGCAGTACGCGGACTTCGCACGGCGCGAGCACGCGAACGCCCACGGTCTGGACCAGGGGCTGCGTCACTGGACCGAGCGGCTCGAAGGCGCCGCTCCCCTGCGTCTGCCCCGCCCCGCGACCCCGCCGGCCGAGGCGAGCACACGGCCCGCCTGCACGCACACCGCTCCGCTCGGCCGGCAGGTGCCGACCGCCCTGCGCGAGCTGGGCCGACAGCACCGGGCCACCCTGTTCACCGTGGCACTCGCCGCGGCCTTCGCCGCCCTGCACCGGTTCACCGGCGAGGACGACCTGGTGATCGGGGTCGCTGCCACGCACCGGCAAGGCGCGGCCATGCGCGGTCTGGTCGGGCTGTGTGTCAACACTCTCCCGGTCCGCGTGGACGCGTCCGGCGACCCGTCCTTCACTGCGCTCGTGGAGCGGGTGAGGGACGCGCTCCTGGAGGCCCAGCAGTACCGCGATGTGCCGTTCGACCTCATTCTGGAGCAGCTCGGGGCCGCCGCCCGCGACACCGACGGGACGGCACTGGTACGGGTGACCGCGGACGTCCTGGGTTCCCCTACGGCACTGCGTCTGCCGGGCACGGTCGGGGAGTCCGTGGAAGTCGGCGTCGGTGAGGCCAAGTTCGACCTCTCGTTCGGCCTGGTGGACACCGAAAGCCCTGCCGGTCTCGTCCAGTACAGCCCCACCGCCATGGACGAGGAAGCGGTGGCGGCCCTCGGCGGGAACTACGCCGCTCTGCTCGCCGCGGTGGCGGCCGATCCGGGCCTGAGGCTGTCGCAGCTGCCCGGTACGGCGCCGGCGCGTGAGCACGACCGGGGCGGGCATCCGGCCGAGGTGGCGTTGCGGTCACACCCCCAGGTGGCCGATGCCGCTGTACTCGAACCGGTCCCCGGTTCCCTTCTGGCGTACGCCGTGCTGCGCGAGATCGGTGGCCCTTCCCCTGCTGAGCTGCGCTCCTGTCTCCGGGCCGGGCTGGCACCGGAGTTGGTTCCCGTCGCCGTCACCCTGCTGGACGCCATGCCGCGTACGGCCGAGGGCGCTCTCGACCCGGCGCGGCTGCCCGGGATGCCGTCCGTCCCCGTGCCGGAAGGCCCCCGTGCGGACGCCGTTGTCGATGGCTTCACGGCTGTGCTGGGCAGCAGGCCGGGGCCGGACGACGACTTCTTCGTCCTCGGCGGTCACTCGCTGGCCGCCGTCCAGCTCGCCGAGCGGCTGCGCGGCGCGCTGAAGCTGCCGCTGACCGGCCTGGACATCATGCAGGCGCGCACCCCGCGGGCGATCACCGCCCTGCTGGAGGCGCGCGAGGCGGAACGTGCCGCAGCAGCCCCGGCCACATCCTCACGCCCGCGGCGCTCGCGCGAGGGGACGGTTCTGGTCACCGGCGGCACGGGCGGGGTGGGCGCGTTCGTACTGCGCGAACTGGTTGCCCAGGGGCGTCCGGTACTGGCCCTGGCCCGTCCCGAATCCTCGCACCTGGTCGCCGGGGAGGGCGTGGACGTCGTCGAGGGCGACCTCGCCGACCTGGCCGGCCTGCGCAAGGCGGTCGAGAGCGCGGATGCCGTCATCCACGCGGCCTGTACCTTCACCCGTCCCGAGGTCGATGTGGCGGCGATGGAAGCGATGGTCGACGCTTGGCGGCGCGGCCCGTTCGTCTTTGTCAGCAGCGTGGACGCCTATGGACACCCCGCCGCGGAGTGGGTGGCGGAGGAGTCGGCCTCGCAGGAGCCGTTGAGCGGGTACGGCCGGGCGAAGCTCGACTGCGAGGGACTGCTGCTGCGCGCGGCCGGCACCCAGGACCGGGGTGGGGCGAGCGTCGTACGCTCACCCATCGTGTGGGGCCCGCACGACCGGCTGCGCGACCAATTGCGCTGGGGCGCCACCGGCCTGCTCTACCAGGCTGCGCTGGAGGGCAGGCCGATCGCCCTGCCGCAACCGGGCGCCCGTGGTCAGACCTGGTACGGCGCACCCTGGGTGCATGCCGCTGCCCTGGCGCGGGCCGTGACCTCGTGCCTGGACTCACCTGTGCACGGCATCGCCAATGCTCTGAGCGGGCACGTCACCTGGCGGGATCTCGCCACCGACCTGACCGAACTGCTCGCCAGCGACAGCGAGATCCGCGATACGGACGAGGTCCACCCGGACCTCGACCACCACTGGCACTACCATTCCGGCCGCCTGGCTGCGTCCCTGCGCGCCCGGGCGGGCGAGGACCGGCGCTCCGTGCTGGCCGCGATGATCTCCCCGCCCGGCCGCTGA
- a CDS encoding non-ribosomal peptide synthetase encodes MTLSTPHSHDTLKEGSMLTDRTLPGERTPAAPHAPEAGRPSPADGLPALVAWQAERTPDALAVADGDTTLTYAQLVAAARALAAHLHEHGVHRGDSVALLMPRSARTVVAQLALWWAGAVCVPLDPAHPRPRTEAMAADAGVTLTVGDSKLLESAGLSVATLALPGDPLLTDKPIPPAELGVDAAAFIMFTSGSTGRPKGVSIPHSAIAELVLDPAYVTLTRRDRVLFHSPMTFDASTFEVWGALANGAAVVVCAVERPSFEDLAQQVERHGATVAFFTTALFHQLAVRRSRVFSLLRTVVVGGEALAAQHARQVLRAFPWLELVNGYGPTEATTFATAHRVTDSDCDGHVPIGRPIAGATVHLLDASGRPVAPGERGELWIGGSRLAHGYTGQPQLTAECFTDHRELGRLYRTGDLASARPDGVLEFHGRRDDQVKIRGFRIEPGEIEHALREQPDVDEAAVTVHRPAPDDARLVAFVVAAPGPVPRAATLRERLAGVLPAHLVPDELTVVDHLPLTPSRKVDRRALADLVAADTPEAPAQPLTPLQQAVADVWSRSLGCEVTRPDADFIAMGGHSLLALGVTDDLREELGVELALADFFAAPTVAGQAALVEHALLAAHSDLRPDAPEDTDGH; translated from the coding sequence ATGACCCTTTCGACCCCGCACAGTCACGACACCCTGAAGGAAGGCTCCATGCTCACCGACCGCACTCTGCCCGGCGAGCGCACCCCGGCAGCTCCGCACGCCCCCGAGGCCGGACGGCCCTCGCCCGCGGACGGGCTGCCCGCACTCGTGGCGTGGCAGGCCGAACGGACCCCGGACGCCCTGGCCGTGGCGGACGGCGACACCACGCTCACCTATGCGCAGCTCGTGGCCGCCGCCCGCGCTCTCGCCGCCCATCTGCACGAGCACGGAGTCCACCGGGGCGACTCCGTGGCTCTGTTGATGCCGCGCTCCGCCCGCACGGTCGTCGCCCAGCTCGCGCTGTGGTGGGCGGGCGCCGTGTGCGTACCGCTCGATCCGGCACATCCTCGTCCCCGTACCGAAGCCATGGCCGCCGACGCGGGCGTGACGCTGACCGTGGGCGACAGCAAGCTGCTCGAATCCGCGGGACTCTCCGTCGCCACCCTCGCGCTGCCCGGCGATCCGCTGCTGACCGACAAACCGATTCCCCCGGCGGAACTCGGCGTGGACGCGGCGGCGTTCATCATGTTCACCTCCGGCTCCACCGGCCGGCCCAAGGGTGTGTCGATACCGCACAGTGCGATCGCCGAGCTGGTTCTCGATCCCGCCTACGTCACGCTCACGCGCCGCGACCGGGTGCTGTTCCACTCGCCGATGACGTTCGACGCGTCGACGTTCGAAGTGTGGGGAGCGCTCGCCAACGGTGCCGCCGTGGTGGTGTGCGCCGTCGAGCGGCCTTCGTTCGAGGACCTGGCCCAGCAGGTGGAACGCCACGGAGCCACCGTCGCCTTCTTCACCACGGCGCTCTTCCACCAGTTGGCCGTCCGTCGCTCCCGGGTGTTCTCGCTGCTGCGCACGGTCGTGGTGGGCGGGGAGGCACTGGCCGCCCAGCACGCCCGTCAGGTACTGCGGGCGTTCCCCTGGCTGGAACTGGTCAACGGCTACGGGCCGACGGAGGCGACGACATTCGCCACGGCACATCGCGTCACCGACTCGGACTGCGACGGCCACGTGCCGATCGGCCGGCCGATCGCGGGCGCGACCGTGCACCTGCTGGACGCCTCCGGCCGGCCGGTCGCGCCCGGCGAGCGCGGCGAGTTGTGGATCGGCGGCAGCCGGCTGGCCCACGGCTACACCGGACAGCCGCAGCTGACCGCCGAGTGTTTCACCGACCATCGCGAGCTGGGGCGCCTCTACCGCACCGGCGACCTCGCCTCCGCCCGTCCGGACGGGGTCCTGGAGTTCCACGGTCGCAGGGACGACCAGGTGAAGATACGCGGCTTCCGGATCGAACCCGGGGAGATCGAGCACGCCCTGCGGGAGCAGCCCGACGTTGATGAAGCGGCCGTCACCGTGCACCGCCCCGCTCCCGACGACGCCCGTCTGGTCGCCTTCGTCGTGGCCGCCCCCGGGCCCGTGCCCCGCGCCGCCACCCTGCGCGAGCGGCTCGCCGGTGTGCTGCCCGCCCACCTGGTCCCGGACGAGCTGACCGTCGTCGACCATCTGCCGCTCACCCCGTCCCGCAAGGTCGACCGCCGCGCACTCGCGGACCTCGTCGCCGCTGACACGCCCGAAGCCCCGGCCCAGCCGCTGACGCCGCTGCAGCAGGCTGTTGCCGATGTGTGGAGCCGTTCGCTGGGCTGTGAAGTCACCCGCCCGGACGCCGACTTCATCGCCATGGGCGGTCACTCCCTGCTCGCGCTCGGTGTCACCGACGACCTCCGCGAGGAACTCGGCGTCGAGCTCGCTCTCGCCGACTTCTTCGCCGCCCCGACGGTGGCCGGACAGGCCGCTCTGGTCGAGCACGCGCTGCTCGCCGCACACAGCGATCTGCGCCCCGATGCCCCGGAGGACACCGATGGCCACTGA